The Persephonella sp. IF05-L8 genome contains a region encoding:
- a CDS encoding methionine adenosyltransferase has protein sequence MANIAIGTLDFPKVSEQPVEIVERKGTGHPDTICDALGEELSIALSELYRKECGAIMHHNVDKALLIGGIAEPKFGGGSMISPIEIYLTGRAINEINGKRLPVEELAIETAHKWLKENIPNLDVTKHVIIHPKLKPGSKDLVELFERFQLKGEIPLANDTSFGVGHAPFDDIETIVYEVERALNSKEFKKDNPYLGEDIKVMGVRNGDNIRITIAAAFVDKYVKDVKDYLEKKEIVSNYAYSIAQNLTDRHVDVFVNTADDPENKSVYITVTGTSAEAGDDGQIGRGNRVNGLITPYRPMSLEAAAGKNPVSHIGKIYNTAATDMAERIVSEIEEVEEVYVYLVSQIGKPITEPQVCDVKLRVNGDINKIKDKVYQIAEEEINNLPNTWQKFLERKFRLY, from the coding sequence TTGGCAAATATTGCTATTGGAACCCTTGATTTTCCAAAAGTATCTGAACAACCAGTAGAAATCGTAGAAAGAAAAGGAACTGGACACCCTGATACTATATGTGATGCCCTTGGTGAAGAGTTATCAATTGCTCTATCTGAGCTTTACAGGAAGGAATGTGGAGCCATAATGCACCATAATGTTGATAAGGCACTTCTTATTGGAGGAATTGCAGAGCCGAAATTTGGCGGTGGTTCAATGATTTCTCCTATTGAGATATACCTTACAGGTAGAGCAATAAATGAAATAAATGGAAAGAGACTTCCTGTTGAAGAGCTTGCTATAGAAACAGCACATAAATGGCTTAAAGAAAATATTCCAAACCTTGATGTTACAAAACATGTGATTATCCATCCAAAACTTAAACCAGGAAGTAAAGACCTTGTTGAGCTCTTTGAAAGATTTCAGCTTAAAGGTGAAATTCCTCTGGCAAATGATACATCTTTTGGTGTAGGACATGCACCCTTTGATGATATAGAAACAATTGTTTATGAAGTGGAAAGGGCTTTAAACAGCAAAGAATTCAAAAAAGACAATCCATACCTTGGAGAAGATATTAAGGTAATGGGTGTTAGAAATGGTGATAATATCAGAATTACAATTGCGGCAGCTTTTGTTGATAAGTATGTAAAAGATGTAAAAGATTACCTTGAGAAAAAAGAGATAGTCTCAAACTATGCTTATTCTATTGCTCAAAATCTGACTGACAGACATGTGGATGTTTTTGTAAACACAGCAGACGACCCTGAAAATAAATCAGTTTATATCACAGTAACAGGGACATCAGCTGAGGCTGGAGATGATGGACAGATAGGAAGAGGTAATAGGGTAAATGGTCTTATTACCCCTTATAGACCTATGAGCCTTGAGGCTGCTGCAGGTAAGAACCCTGTTTCCCATATAGGTAAAATCTATAATACAGCTGCAACAGATATGGCTGAGAGAATAGTTTCTGAAATAGAGGAAGTTGAAGAGGTTTATGTATATCTGGTGAGCCAGATTGGAAAGCCTATTACTGAGCCACAGGTATGTGATGTTAAATTAAGGGTAAACGGAGATATCAACAAAATAAAAGACAAAGTTTACCAGATAGCTGAAGAAGAAATAAATAACCTGCCAAACACATGGCAAAAATTCCTTGAAAGGAAATTCAGACTTTATTAA
- a CDS encoding MFS transporter, giving the protein MSWALFDFAETIFSANIISVFFPLWIVSSLGGSSYHYSFTYAISIFASIIVGIFLGKIADEKSIKDKLFKIFVILIIFLLPAFYFTNSLWSALILFFFLNMIYQQSLVFYNSLLFDVSNNSLISVVSGIGVGIGYIGAIVGLLITNFLSENPQQSFLITAVIFALFALPSVIFLRTKRNKPQKIHLKGIFTEKGFLLFLISILLLTDAAHGLIVFMSIYLKKVFGFAQDKVIYTIAFAAVFAVISAPVSGYVMKKIKPEKFLIFVFSGWILGIAMLYFSNSWFIYITAAWFGVMISALWTTLRVVLIRISPEEELTTRFAFMSISERMASVLSPLTWGVITYILGETVFSYKIAAGIIGIFPLIGLVFYIQFMRRYSTL; this is encoded by the coding sequence TTGTCCTGGGCTCTTTTTGATTTTGCAGAAACAATTTTTTCAGCTAATATTATTTCAGTTTTCTTTCCTTTATGGATAGTTTCTTCCCTTGGGGGAAGTTCATATCATTACTCATTTACCTATGCAATTTCCATATTTGCTTCAATAATTGTCGGAATTTTTCTGGGAAAAATAGCAGATGAAAAGAGTATAAAAGATAAGCTGTTTAAAATTTTTGTAATCTTGATAATCTTTCTACTCCCAGCTTTTTATTTTACTAATTCCCTGTGGAGTGCTTTAATACTTTTTTTCTTTTTGAATATGATATACCAGCAAAGTCTGGTGTTTTATAATTCCCTATTATTTGATGTGTCTAATAACTCTTTAATCAGTGTTGTTTCTGGAATTGGAGTAGGTATTGGTTATATTGGGGCTATTGTAGGTCTGCTTATAACAAATTTTTTATCTGAAAATCCCCAGCAGAGTTTCTTAATTACTGCTGTTATTTTCGCGTTGTTTGCTCTGCCTTCTGTTATTTTTTTGAGAACAAAAAGGAATAAGCCTCAGAAAATTCATCTAAAAGGTATTTTTACAGAAAAAGGGTTTTTGTTATTTCTGATTTCTATTTTACTTTTAACTGATGCAGCCCACGGTTTGATTGTATTTATGTCAATTTATTTAAAAAAGGTTTTTGGTTTTGCACAGGATAAGGTTATTTATACAATTGCTTTTGCTGCTGTTTTTGCTGTAATTTCTGCTCCTGTTTCCGGATATGTTATGAAAAAGATTAAACCTGAGAAATTTTTAATTTTTGTTTTTTCAGGCTGGATATTGGGAATTGCAATGCTTTATTTTTCTAATAGCTGGTTTATTTATATAACTGCTGCATGGTTTGGAGTTATGATTTCTGCTTTATGGACGACTTTAAGGGTTGTTCTTATCAGGATTTCTCCTGAGGAGGAACTTACAACAAGATTTGCTTTTATGTCAATTTCTGAGAGAATGGCAAGTGTTTTGTCCCCTTTAACATGGGGAGTTATAACCTATATACTTGGTGAAACAGTTTTTTCTTACAAAATAGCTGCTGGAATAATAGGGATATTTCCGTTGATTGGTCTGGTATTTTACATACAATTTATGAGGAGATACTCTACTTTGTGA
- a CDS encoding AAA family ATPase codes for MILKRVCLKNFLAHDDTEIEFSPSGITVFIGENGAGKSSIIEGIVYGIFGKTDRGKLEDLVKWGKREATVEVEFQKGNSEYKVERTINIRGNKGSSTGIIYKKEKGKYRPYYQKHISREIPKITGISYKTFLSSVLVKQGDIEGLIELSPKDRAKIFEDLLDMSLYQLIAENIATKRRVLQEQVKWLEKETEQLKELEKQTEELQKQLESLRTQQEEKQKELQQLNEEQTKLQKQIDLLQSEKEKLLKTKAHIEKLQEVINISHKNLKSLEEKIQHINKENEKLPQLKKQVEKLKQLEEELSKLQELKLLQEKEKNIQEKIEEYNQKSQKLSQIKEIGERYEQTEKNLKQLQEEFTKLQKIQAEKQTLEKQLTNIQKKQQQTLDKLSEILQSLLKLKKSYLILKDNPLTIEQFLKNNQEKLEELSKIKEELTEKKAKIQATGEELKKKLKNISSIEGKCPTCDRPLEKHTQQELIQELEEQLKKLRAEYKELNKKDKEISQQLKIEKEVEPFLQKFKELFDRYSELEKEKTDLKARISVLNSQIKAVADIEKEKQELEKFLTENKNTYHTFVELSRYLKNTDMDSLKKQLETIKNEIQKLTQKIKITDQNQIKQEIEKLKKAEKEYIQILSLIEEKEKISQEIENLQRTIKENTQKIEELKPLLVDEEKIDQQLKELKEKNNQIQQQLKEKNEQLSQIQQELGKTTGQYETLQKEITKTKEAIETAQKIEEKIKKYKKVEEALGPRGIQKIIRDNALYELPRITNIIFSAFDFPFQQVKFSENFDISLLAPTVEKTDRYVSASAISGGQRVALGLALRLAIGKFLSNKAEFLILDEPTVHLDQQRRNELINILINLKERKFVRQLIIVTHDTEVEDAADSIYYVERGVVKPVG; via the coding sequence ATGATTTTAAAAAGAGTTTGTCTCAAGAATTTCCTTGCCCATGATGATACAGAAATAGAATTTTCCCCTTCAGGTATAACCGTATTTATTGGGGAGAATGGAGCTGGAAAAAGTTCAATAATAGAAGGAATAGTTTACGGAATATTTGGAAAAACAGACAGGGGGAAATTAGAAGACCTTGTAAAATGGGGAAAAAGGGAAGCCACCGTAGAGGTTGAATTCCAGAAAGGAAATTCAGAATACAAAGTTGAAAGAACAATAAACATTCGGGGCAACAAAGGAAGTTCAACAGGAATTATTTATAAAAAGGAAAAAGGAAAATACAGACCCTACTATCAAAAGCATATATCCAGAGAAATCCCAAAAATAACAGGTATAAGCTACAAAACATTCTTATCCTCTGTTCTGGTAAAACAGGGGGATATAGAAGGTCTGATAGAACTATCCCCAAAAGATAGGGCAAAAATATTTGAAGACCTTCTGGATATGTCCCTTTACCAGCTAATAGCCGAAAACATAGCCACAAAAAGAAGAGTTCTTCAGGAACAGGTAAAATGGCTTGAAAAGGAAACAGAGCAGCTTAAAGAACTGGAAAAACAGACAGAAGAATTACAAAAACAACTTGAGAGCTTAAGAACCCAGCAGGAAGAAAAACAAAAAGAGTTGCAGCAGCTAAACGAAGAACAAACAAAACTCCAGAAACAGATAGACCTTCTCCAATCAGAAAAAGAAAAACTACTCAAAACAAAAGCCCATATAGAAAAGCTACAGGAAGTAATAAATATCAGCCACAAAAATCTGAAATCCCTTGAAGAAAAAATCCAGCATATAAACAAAGAAAATGAAAAACTTCCACAGCTAAAAAAACAGGTGGAAAAACTTAAGCAACTGGAAGAAGAATTATCAAAACTTCAGGAACTTAAGTTATTACAGGAAAAAGAGAAAAATATTCAGGAAAAAATAGAAGAGTATAACCAGAAATCCCAGAAATTAAGCCAGATAAAAGAAATCGGCGAAAGATACGAGCAAACAGAAAAAAACCTGAAACAGCTACAGGAAGAATTTACAAAACTTCAAAAAATACAGGCAGAAAAACAGACCCTTGAAAAACAGCTTACAAATATACAGAAAAAACAACAGCAAACATTGGACAAACTATCGGAGATTTTACAATCATTACTAAAACTTAAAAAAAGCTATCTAATTTTGAAAGACAATCCCCTAACAATTGAGCAGTTTCTAAAAAATAATCAGGAAAAACTTGAAGAACTTTCAAAAATAAAGGAAGAGCTCACAGAAAAAAAAGCAAAAATACAGGCAACAGGAGAAGAGCTAAAGAAAAAACTAAAAAATATATCCTCAATAGAAGGAAAATGCCCAACCTGCGATAGACCACTGGAAAAACATACTCAGCAAGAACTTATTCAGGAATTGGAAGAACAACTGAAAAAGCTAAGGGCAGAATATAAAGAGCTAAACAAAAAAGATAAAGAAATCAGCCAGCAGCTAAAAATAGAAAAGGAAGTTGAACCATTTTTACAAAAATTCAAGGAGCTATTTGACAGATACTCTGAACTGGAAAAAGAAAAAACAGACCTGAAAGCAAGAATATCTGTTTTAAACTCCCAGATAAAAGCAGTAGCAGATATAGAAAAAGAAAAACAGGAATTAGAAAAATTCCTCACAGAAAATAAAAATACATATCACACCTTTGTAGAACTCTCCAGATATCTAAAAAATACAGATATGGATAGCCTAAAAAAACAACTTGAAACTATAAAAAATGAGATACAAAAACTTACCCAGAAAATAAAAATCACAGACCAAAACCAAATAAAACAGGAAATAGAAAAACTAAAAAAAGCAGAAAAAGAATATATCCAGATACTCTCCCTTATAGAAGAAAAAGAAAAAATATCACAGGAGATAGAAAATCTCCAAAGAACCATTAAGGAAAATACCCAAAAAATAGAAGAATTAAAACCACTGCTTGTTGACGAAGAAAAAATAGACCAGCAGCTTAAAGAGTTAAAAGAAAAAAACAACCAGATACAACAACAACTAAAAGAAAAAAATGAGCAACTAAGCCAGATACAGCAGGAATTAGGAAAAACAACCGGTCAGTATGAAACCCTCCAAAAAGAAATCACAAAAACAAAAGAAGCCATTGAAACTGCACAAAAAATAGAAGAAAAAATCAAAAAATACAAAAAGGTTGAAGAAGCTCTGGGACCCAGAGGAATACAGAAGATAATCAGAGATAATGCTTTATATGAACTACCAAGAATAACAAATATAATCTTTTCTGCCTTTGATTTTCCATTCCAGCAGGTTAAATTTTCTGAAAATTTTGATATATCCCTGCTTGCACCAACAGTTGAAAAAACAGACAGATATGTCTCAGCTTCAGCAATCAGTGGAGGGCAAAGGGTAGCCCTTGGGCTTGCTCTCAGACTTGCAATAGGAAAGTTTTTATCAAACAAAGCAGAATTTTTAATCTTAGATGAGCCTACAGTCCATTTAGACCAGCAAAGGAGAAATGAGCTTATAAATATTCTGATTAACTTAAAAGAAAGGAAATTCGTAAGACAGCTTATTATCGTAACCCATGATACAGAAGTGGAAGACGCTGCAGATAGTATTTACTATGTTGAGCGGGGAGTTGTAAAACCAGTTGGATAA
- a CDS encoding cupredoxin domain-containing protein produces the protein MKKLLLLLVSLFFVFSCTKTEEKPEVVVDIKVSKDGYSPSEITIPRGKVVLFRITALDDGIPAGYGQSSGHCFYILPPYDVMVKNIHKGQTKEIKVKMIYPGDFIFTCPYCSGIFPTNGELHVK, from the coding sequence ATGAAAAAGCTACTTCTATTACTGGTTAGTTTATTTTTTGTTTTTTCCTGCACAAAAACAGAAGAAAAACCTGAGGTGGTTGTTGATATAAAAGTTTCCAAGGATGGTTATTCCCCTTCTGAAATCACTATTCCCAGAGGAAAAGTGGTATTGTTTCGTATTACAGCCCTTGATGATGGTATTCCTGCAGGATATGGTCAAAGTTCTGGGCATTGTTTTTATATTTTGCCTCCTTACGATGTAATGGTAAAAAATATTCATAAAGGGCAGACAAAAGAGATAAAAGTAAAGATGATTTATCCAGGGGATTTTATATTTACATGTCCTTACTGTTCAGGTATTTTCCCAACCAATGGTGAACTCCACGTGAAGTAA
- the tilS gene encoding tRNA lysidine(34) synthetase TilS, with translation MVEKKFLETVKKFRLIEPEDKILVAFSSGVDSVILTTLLLKFKEYLHISTIAIAHLNHMLRGESSDLDEQFAIDFAQKNKLEIFVKRVDIKKLAKEEKASIEEIARNERYKFFREILQEKEFNKIATGHHLSDLIETMLLWFIQGNRKGIKGFKPREKDIIRPLFTITKDELLQYAHKNSIEYRIDESNFETDYLRNKLRIHIIPLLKQINPSLEKSMLTEAFLLQYDDDFLDGYATEISQKFPNTSIQLSQLLNLPEAIIYRVLINWIYKNTGVYPSYSLVLDIMELLHKEGEKSFDIGNGFVLIKTYDRLLIKEKSKKISFEYRIKVGEEAFIKEAGIKLKSYFTDKVDIEKLKDEKKIACFEIDDFNPEEYFIIRSRREGDRFLPFGKKTEKKLKDILIDLKVPKHMRDSIPILEFRNKILWIVNLKRSGYYPIKTETGKKICFEIEEV, from the coding sequence GTGGTTGAAAAAAAATTCTTAGAAACTGTCAAAAAATTCAGGCTTATTGAACCAGAAGACAAAATCCTTGTTGCTTTTTCATCAGGTGTAGACTCTGTTATTCTTACAACCCTTCTCTTAAAGTTCAAAGAATATCTCCACATTTCAACCATTGCTATTGCACATCTCAACCATATGCTCCGTGGAGAAAGTTCAGACCTTGATGAGCAATTTGCCATTGATTTCGCACAAAAAAACAAGCTTGAGATTTTTGTTAAAAGAGTGGATATTAAAAAACTGGCAAAAGAAGAAAAAGCATCAATAGAAGAGATAGCAAGAAATGAAAGATACAAATTTTTTAGAGAAATTCTTCAAGAAAAAGAATTTAACAAAATCGCAACAGGACACCATCTTTCAGACCTTATTGAAACTATGCTACTGTGGTTTATTCAGGGGAACAGAAAAGGAATAAAAGGTTTTAAACCCAGAGAAAAAGATATCATTAGACCCCTTTTCACTATAACCAAGGATGAACTACTCCAGTATGCCCATAAAAACTCCATTGAATACAGAATTGATGAGAGCAATTTTGAAACAGATTATCTCAGGAATAAACTTAGAATTCATATAATTCCTCTGCTGAAACAGATAAATCCTTCTCTGGAAAAATCTATGCTGACAGAGGCTTTCCTTTTGCAATACGATGATGATTTTCTGGATGGCTATGCCACAGAAATTTCACAAAAATTTCCTAATACAAGCATACAATTATCTCAGCTTTTAAACTTGCCTGAAGCTATTATTTACAGGGTTTTGATAAATTGGATTTATAAAAACACAGGAGTATATCCGTCATACTCGCTGGTGCTGGATATTATGGAACTGCTACATAAAGAAGGTGAAAAAAGCTTTGATATAGGAAACGGATTTGTCCTTATCAAAACTTATGACAGGTTATTAATAAAAGAAAAAAGCAAAAAAATAAGTTTTGAATATAGAATTAAGGTTGGAGAAGAAGCATTTATCAAAGAAGCAGGTATCAAACTGAAAAGTTATTTTACAGATAAAGTGGATATAGAAAAACTCAAAGATGAGAAAAAAATAGCCTGCTTTGAAATAGATGATTTTAATCCTGAAGAATACTTTATAATTAGAAGTAGAAGAGAAGGAGATAGATTTTTACCGTTTGGTAAAAAGACTGAAAAGAAACTGAAGGATATTTTGATAGATTTAAAAGTGCCAAAGCACATGAGAGATAGCATACCAATTTTGGAATTCAGGAATAAAATATTATGGATAGTAAACCTGAAAAGGTCAGGTTATTATCCAATAAAAACAGAAACAGGGAAAAAAATTTGTTTTGAGATAGAGGAGGTTTGA
- a CDS encoding MTH1187 family thiamine-binding protein yields the protein MSVLVEFAMFPTDKGESVSAYVSRIIKMIDKSEVPYKLTPMGTVFETETMEEALDIINKAYKQLEKDCNRVYSVVKFDIRKGKSNRLVQKIQSVEKKLGKQVSK from the coding sequence ATGTCAGTATTAGTAGAGTTTGCAATGTTTCCAACTGATAAAGGAGAAAGCGTCAGTGCTTATGTTTCCCGTATTATAAAAATGATAGATAAATCCGAAGTTCCTTATAAACTCACCCCTATGGGAACAGTATTTGAAACAGAAACAATGGAAGAAGCCCTTGATATAATAAACAAAGCATATAAACAACTGGAAAAGGACTGCAACAGGGTCTATTCTGTTGTTAAGTTTGATATCAGAAAGGGCAAATCAAACAGGCTTGTCCAGAAAATCCAGTCTGTAGAAAAGAAATTAGGTAAGCAGGTTAGTAAATGA
- the rpsT gene encoding 30S ribosomal protein S20 gives MAHTRSARKRIRQAEKRRQLNRYHISRMKTAIKRINEALKNKDIETAEKLLPLAQKLAYRAAAKGAIHKNEAARRVSRVARKINAAKQALSA, from the coding sequence ATGGCTCATACACGCTCCGCAAGGAAGAGAATAAGACAGGCAGAAAAAAGAAGACAGCTGAACAGATACCACATATCCAGAATGAAAACAGCTATTAAAAGAATTAATGAAGCTCTGAAAAACAAGGATATAGAAACTGCAGAAAAACTGCTTCCACTTGCACAAAAACTTGCTTACAGAGCAGCTGCTAAAGGTGCTATTCACAAAAATGAAGCTGCAAGAAGAGTTTCAAGAGTAGCAAGAAAAATCAACGCAGCAAAACAGGCATTATCAGCCTGA
- the coaE gene encoding dephospho-CoA kinase (Dephospho-CoA kinase (CoaE) performs the final step in coenzyme A biosynthesis.) yields the protein MLKVGLTGSIGTGKSTVASIFKELGAYVIDADEVVHKLLKRKDIKEKIRKEFGDVFTPEGEIDRKKLASIVFNNPEKKKKLEQILHPEVFKEIEKFFKQVEEKDPNAVAIADVPLMIETGSYKNYYPVIVVYAPREVQLERLIKRGMDKEDALRRIKSQMPIEEKVKYADIVIDNTGSLQDLRKKVEEVYEKLKKMATDN from the coding sequence ATGCTAAAAGTAGGACTAACAGGCTCAATCGGAACAGGAAAATCTACCGTTGCCTCTATATTTAAAGAACTGGGGGCTTATGTGATAGATGCAGATGAAGTTGTCCACAAACTCCTAAAAAGAAAAGATATCAAGGAAAAAATCAGAAAAGAGTTCGGAGATGTTTTTACACCAGAAGGTGAGATAGATAGAAAAAAACTTGCCTCAATAGTTTTTAATAATCCGGAAAAAAAGAAAAAATTAGAGCAGATACTCCATCCTGAAGTTTTCAAAGAGATAGAAAAATTTTTCAAACAGGTTGAAGAAAAAGACCCTAACGCAGTTGCCATCGCAGATGTTCCTCTCATGATAGAAACAGGCAGCTATAAAAATTATTATCCTGTGATTGTTGTTTATGCTCCCCGGGAAGTCCAGCTGGAAAGACTTATCAAACGGGGTATGGATAAAGAAGATGCCCTTAGAAGAATAAAATCCCAGATGCCTATTGAAGAAAAGGTAAAATATGCTGATATTGTGATAGACAACACAGGAAGTTTACAGGATTTAAGAAAAAAGGTAGAGGAAGTTTATGAAAAACTTAAAAAGATGGCTACTGATAATTAA
- a CDS encoding HU family DNA-binding protein yields the protein MTKAELVAKVAAQAGTTKAAAERCVNAFVAALTEALEKGERVALPGLGVFNVKERKARKGRNPRTGEVIKIPARKVVTFHPAKSLKERVK from the coding sequence ATGACAAAAGCTGAATTAGTAGCAAAGGTAGCAGCTCAGGCAGGAACAACAAAAGCTGCTGCTGAAAGATGTGTTAACGCATTCGTTGCAGCTCTTACAGAAGCTCTTGAAAAGGGTGAGAGAGTTGCTCTTCCAGGGCTTGGTGTATTCAACGTAAAAGAAAGAAAAGCAAGAAAAGGAAGAAACCCAAGAACTGGTGAAGTTATCAAAATTCCTGCAAGAAAAGTTGTTACTTTCCACCCAGCTAAATCTCTCAAAGAAAGAGTAAAGTAA
- a CDS encoding pseudouridine synthase, which yields MFNKPSGYITATEDKDYPTVMEFFQEIPVYKRLFPIGRLDIDTEGLLIITDDGQLGHRLAHPKWEIEKEYYAIVKGDVSDIDFSKYKKSGIKLKDYQTKPFKVKVISTSPEKSEILITVKEGKYHIVKRIMEALGHPVLYLKRVRIGNLKLDPQLKEGEFRELTSEEIKNLKRLVNLEED from the coding sequence ATGTTTAATAAACCTTCCGGATATATTACTGCCACTGAAGACAAAGACTATCCTACAGTAATGGAATTCTTTCAGGAAATTCCTGTTTATAAAAGATTATTTCCTATAGGTAGGCTTGATATAGACACAGAAGGTTTGCTTATAATAACTGATGATGGCCAGCTTGGGCACAGGCTTGCCCATCCCAAATGGGAAATTGAAAAGGAATACTATGCCATTGTCAAAGGTGATGTATCAGACATTGATTTTTCAAAATATAAAAAATCAGGGATAAAACTCAAGGACTATCAGACAAAACCATTTAAGGTAAAAGTTATTTCTACAAGCCCTGAAAAATCCGAGATACTCATTACAGTAAAAGAAGGTAAATACCATATAGTAAAAAGGATAATGGAAGCCCTCGGTCATCCTGTTTTGTATTTGAAAAGAGTTAGAATAGGAAATCTAAAGCTTGACCCCCAATTAAAAGAAGGAGAATTTAGGGAACTCACCTCTGAAGAAATAAAAAATCTAAAAAGGCTTGTTAATCTTGAGGAAGATTAG